In Methanobacterium petrolearium, one genomic interval encodes:
- a CDS encoding thiolase domain-containing protein, which translates to MRDVAIIGVSQTKFGELWDISFRDLVTEAGLKAVADADIEGAEIEAMFVGNMTAGLFVQQEHIASLIADHSGLTPMPCTRVEAACASGGLALRSGIMAVASGYHDVVISAGVEKMTDVVDPTPAIATASDQEWEAQQGVTFPSLYAMIAKRHMYQYGTTREQLAMFSVVNHKNGALNPLAQFPMEITVDQVLNSSMVADPLRLLDCSPVTDGAAAVILCPAEDARKYTDTPIYVKASAQASGTIALHDRRDITTIDSSVHAARSAYDMAGLQPKDIQAVEVHDCFSINGLLAIEDLGFVEKGQAGPAVEDGLTQRDGKIPVNPSGGLKARGHPLGATGIAQAAEMVWQLRGDAGKRQIDGIEVGMTHNIGGTGGTAAVHIFGR; encoded by the coding sequence TTGAGAGATGTTGCAATTATTGGAGTTTCACAAACTAAATTTGGTGAACTGTGGGATATATCTTTTCGAGATCTGGTTACTGAAGCTGGGCTAAAGGCTGTTGCTGATGCAGATATTGAAGGGGCAGAAATAGAAGCCATGTTCGTTGGAAACATGACTGCCGGATTATTTGTACAGCAGGAGCATATCGCTTCACTCATAGCAGACCATTCAGGGTTAACACCCATGCCCTGCACCAGGGTGGAAGCAGCCTGTGCATCTGGTGGTTTAGCCCTTAGAAGCGGAATAATGGCTGTTGCCTCAGGTTACCATGACGTTGTGATTTCTGCTGGTGTGGAAAAGATGACTGACGTGGTAGATCCTACTCCTGCCATTGCCACAGCTTCTGACCAGGAATGGGAGGCCCAACAAGGAGTTACGTTCCCCTCACTTTATGCAATGATCGCCAAAAGACACATGTACCAATATGGAACCACCAGAGAACAGTTAGCCATGTTCAGTGTGGTTAACCATAAAAATGGAGCTTTAAATCCATTAGCCCAATTCCCAATGGAAATCACTGTGGATCAAGTCTTAAATTCCAGTATGGTAGCTGATCCTTTAAGGCTTCTGGATTGTTCTCCAGTAACTGATGGTGCTGCCGCAGTGATACTTTGCCCTGCAGAAGATGCACGCAAATACACCGACACTCCTATATATGTAAAGGCTTCTGCCCAGGCTTCAGGTACCATTGCACTTCATGACCGCAGGGACATAACCACCATTGATTCTTCTGTACACGCCGCCCGAAGTGCCTATGATATGGCAGGTTTACAACCCAAGGATATTCAGGCAGTGGAAGTACATGACTGTTTCAGTATTAATGGTCTCCTTGCCATTGAAGACCTTGGATTTGTAGAAAAAGGACAAGCTGGACCAGCAGTAGAAGATGGTTTAACTCAGCGGGATGGTAAAATCCCTGTAAATCCTTCTGGCGGACTTAAAGCCCGTGGACATCCATTAGGAGCTACTGGTATTGCCCAGGCTGCCGAAATGGTATGGCAACTCCGTGGAGACGCTGGTAAAAGACAGATCGACGGTATTGAAGTTGGTATGACCCATAACATTGGTGGTACTGGTGGTACTGCTGCAGTACATATCTTCGGTCGTTAG
- a CDS encoding PsbP-related protein yields the protein MKKYLFVLVVLSLVVMASGCTSNQNITTKNFSAGGMSFQYPDTWNATTQTNENATQIIVASPDFISSNGTEGSVVLILKITNASASNMSETRQEFATQAQQSGQNYTNATVNIAGISASDISYVGNDTQGNTAYARLVDFEKNNTLYLLMFATGGGVDIETVKPYFDVIVKSFKVQ from the coding sequence TTGAAAAAATATCTATTTGTATTAGTTGTCCTCTCATTGGTGGTTATGGCTTCTGGTTGCACATCAAATCAGAATATCACCACCAAAAATTTCTCTGCAGGTGGAATGTCCTTCCAGTATCCAGATACATGGAATGCCACCACCCAGACAAATGAAAATGCTACACAGATAATAGTGGCCAGCCCGGACTTTATATCATCCAATGGTACTGAGGGTAGTGTGGTGTTAATCCTCAAAATTACTAATGCAAGCGCCAGTAACATGTCAGAAACCAGACAGGAGTTTGCAACCCAAGCCCAACAATCAGGTCAAAACTACACCAATGCCACCGTTAACATAGCTGGAATTAGTGCCAGTGACATAAGTTACGTTGGGAATGATACTCAGGGAAACACTGCCTATGCAAGACTGGTGGATTTCGAAAAGAACAACACCCTATACTTGCTCATGTTTGCCACTGGTGGTGGTGTAGATATAGAGACGGTTAAACCATACTTTGATGTCATTGTCAAAAGCTTCAAAGTACAGTAG
- a CDS encoding 5-formyltetrahydrofolate cyclo-ligase, with protein sequence MTYRDKQKLRKKIWGVLERNELIRTSESCYGRIPNFKGASLAAFILKNTFEWENSQTIFSSPDSALREVREHALEDKKILIMATPKIMNGYILINPKKVSGREKIASTINGALKMGEKIKNFPQIDLVVEGSLAVDLKGNRLGKGKGFADQEISHLYSKKAIDEDIPICTPVHQLQIVDQVPVESHDEKISMIVTPEMVVRTDSITEI encoded by the coding sequence ATGACATACAGGGATAAGCAAAAACTTAGGAAGAAAATATGGGGAGTTTTAGAAAGGAATGAACTTATAAGGACTTCTGAATCATGCTATGGGAGAATTCCAAATTTTAAAGGAGCTTCCCTGGCAGCATTCATATTGAAAAACACGTTTGAATGGGAAAATTCACAGACAATCTTCTCCAGTCCAGATTCAGCATTGAGAGAGGTGCGTGAACACGCTCTTGAAGATAAAAAGATACTCATAATGGCAACTCCCAAAATCATGAATGGATATATTTTGATAAATCCTAAAAAAGTTTCAGGGCGCGAAAAAATTGCTTCAACCATTAATGGTGCTTTGAAGATGGGTGAAAAAATCAAGAATTTTCCTCAAATTGACCTGGTAGTTGAGGGGTCTCTTGCAGTTGATCTTAAAGGAAATCGCCTTGGTAAAGGAAAAGGATTTGCAGACCAGGAAATATCACACCTATACAGTAAGAAAGCTATTGATGAAGATATACCAATCTGCACTCCTGTACATCAGTTACAGATAGTTGATCAGGTTCCTGTTGAAAGTCATGATGAAAAGATCAGTATGATTGTCACCCCGGAAATGGTGGTAAGGACGGATTCAATTACAGAGATCTAA
- a CDS encoding MFS transporter: protein MFISPKRYALIVAILTSFLTPFVASSINIALPSIGTEFTSTAILLGWVPTAYLLALAVCLVPFGRIADIYGRKRIFTYGIIMFTIASFLATLSSSVEMLIVFRVLQGASSAMIFGNLFAIIASIFPSGERGKALGITITGAFLGLFLGPVLGGFLTGYFGWRSIFLFNVPLGILASVAVTRLEGEWMEASGQKFDIPGTVLLGGSLITLMYGISILPNTWGFYFIFMGLTGLILFYFVENRIKSPVLDVKVFNNWSFTLYNIAAFISYCSAAPIIFLLSLYLQYVKGLDPQWAGIVLSVQPVMMTIFSPLAGKLSDIIEPRKVAALGMVFNTIGCALFAFLGENTSTITIVLGLGLLGLGFALFSSPNTNAIMSSVESRLYGVASTTVTTMRVLGQMSGMGLVLLVLVLVMGSSTINPVDYSDFINSVSISFTIFSILSFIGALAALAGRKKGK from the coding sequence ATGTTTATTTCCCCCAAAAGATATGCCTTAATTGTGGCAATTTTAACCTCATTTTTAACTCCATTTGTGGCTTCATCCATCAACATAGCCCTGCCTTCAATTGGAACTGAATTTACATCTACAGCCATACTTTTAGGATGGGTGCCAACTGCATATCTCCTGGCACTGGCGGTTTGCCTGGTACCATTCGGTAGAATAGCAGATATTTATGGGAGAAAAAGGATTTTCACCTATGGAATAATCATGTTCACCATAGCATCATTTCTGGCTACTTTGTCCTCTTCAGTGGAAATGCTCATTGTATTTCGGGTTTTGCAGGGTGCAAGCAGTGCCATGATATTTGGAAATCTGTTTGCCATCATTGCATCTATTTTTCCTTCTGGTGAACGGGGTAAAGCTCTGGGAATAACAATCACCGGAGCATTCCTGGGTCTGTTCCTGGGCCCAGTATTGGGGGGTTTTTTAACAGGTTATTTTGGTTGGAGAAGTATATTTCTTTTTAACGTACCCCTGGGAATTCTGGCCAGCGTTGCAGTGACCCGGCTTGAAGGTGAATGGATGGAAGCTAGCGGACAAAAATTTGATATTCCAGGAACAGTTCTTTTAGGAGGATCTCTGATAACTTTAATGTATGGAATATCAATTCTACCCAATACATGGGGGTTTTATTTTATTTTCATGGGATTAACTGGACTAATTTTGTTTTATTTTGTGGAAAACCGTATCAAAAGCCCGGTTCTGGATGTGAAGGTTTTTAATAACTGGAGTTTCACCCTTTACAACATAGCAGCCTTTATTAGTTACTGCTCTGCTGCACCCATAATATTCCTTCTCAGCCTGTATCTGCAATATGTTAAAGGACTGGATCCCCAGTGGGCCGGCATAGTACTCTCTGTACAACCAGTTATGATGACTATATTCTCACCGCTGGCCGGAAAATTATCAGATATCATTGAACCCAGAAAGGTAGCTGCCTTAGGAATGGTATTTAACACCATAGGGTGTGCATTATTTGCATTTCTGGGAGAAAATACAAGTACCATTACTATTGTGCTTGGTTTGGGCCTTCTTGGTTTAGGATTTGCTCTTTTTTCTTCACCAAACACCAATGCCATAATGAGCAGTGTGGAATCCCGTCTCTATGGAGTGGCATCCACCACCGTGACTACCATGCGCGTTCTGGGCCAGATGTCAGGCATGGGACTGGTGTTACTGGTTTTGGTTCTGGTAATGGGAAGTTCCACCATAAATCCAGTGGATTACTCTGATTTCATAAACAGTGTCAGCATATCTTTTACCATATTTTCAATTTTAAGCTTTATTGGGGCATTAGCTGCTCTAGCAGGTAGGAAAAAAGGTAAATAA
- a CDS encoding PaaI family thioesterase has translation MEKILEFFENDRFAAHNNIEVVDIAPGKATTRMEVNDIHLNGVGTVHGGALFTMADFTFALAANSHGTVTVAINANISYLKAVKNGVLTAEARELSSGGRIASYTVDIYDESRDLVAVFQGMAYRKRENISDLMNDL, from the coding sequence ATGGAAAAAATCCTTGAATTCTTTGAAAATGACCGTTTCGCTGCTCACAACAACATTGAAGTTGTGGATATCGCCCCGGGAAAAGCCACCACCAGAATGGAAGTCAACGATATTCATCTTAATGGCGTGGGTACTGTGCATGGGGGAGCTCTGTTTACCATGGCTGATTTCACCTTTGCATTGGCTGCCAATTCCCATGGAACAGTTACTGTGGCCATAAATGCCAACATATCTTATCTGAAAGCGGTTAAAAATGGGGTTTTAACTGCAGAAGCCCGCGAACTATCCAGCGGCGGTAGAATAGCTAGTTATACTGTGGACATCTATGATGAATCCCGTGATCTGGTGGCTGTCTTTCAGGGTATGGCTTATCGTAAACGGGAGAATATCAGTGATTTGATGAATGATTTATAA
- a CDS encoding flavodoxin domain-containing protein → MIKTLILYESRYGSTGEAADIISLIMGPSRHYPVSRFGDACRDFDFIVLGAPIYNGKIHKKMESFIENEREWLDEKKIALFCTCLNGAEGLHVLREMEDNLGDNILELGVFGGRLDMNRMKERDFQALTRFLSREGLPPQGMDLFNREEIVQWSLRLKDIRDELLDKVPIPKLREDVENFLKQHNTCTLATSSPGKIRATPLEYIYIQGQIYILSEGGEKFANLLFNSHVSMAVYEDYTDMNNLRGMQITGRATIVEDLDEYQQVIKKKGLTMEFVRSLPADLHMIRMDMEKVEFLNSDYKKQGYSVRQVLKF, encoded by the coding sequence TTGATTAAAACACTTATTTTATATGAAAGCAGGTATGGATCTACTGGGGAGGCGGCAGATATTATTTCACTTATCATGGGGCCTTCCCGCCACTATCCAGTGTCACGATTTGGTGATGCCTGCCGGGACTTTGATTTCATAGTGCTGGGTGCCCCCATATATAATGGTAAGATCCATAAAAAAATGGAATCATTCATTGAAAATGAACGTGAATGGTTGGATGAAAAAAAAATCGCCCTTTTCTGCACATGTTTGAATGGAGCAGAAGGACTCCATGTATTAAGAGAAATGGAAGATAATTTAGGAGATAATATTCTTGAACTGGGTGTTTTTGGTGGTCGTCTTGATATGAATCGTATGAAAGAGCGGGATTTCCAGGCTTTAACAAGATTTCTTTCCCGTGAAGGCCTACCACCCCAGGGAATGGATTTATTCAACAGGGAAGAGATTGTTCAATGGTCTTTACGTCTTAAAGATATTAGAGATGAATTATTAGACAAAGTTCCCATTCCAAAACTCCGGGAGGATGTTGAGAACTTCTTAAAACAGCATAACACCTGTACCCTGGCCACCAGTTCTCCTGGAAAGATAAGGGCCACACCACTGGAGTACATCTATATCCAGGGCCAGATTTACATTCTCAGTGAGGGTGGAGAGAAATTTGCCAACCTGCTTTTCAATTCCCATGTTTCAATGGCAGTTTATGAAGATTACACTGATATGAATAATCTTAGGGGAATGCAGATAACTGGTAGGGCTACCATTGTTGAAGATCTGGATGAATATCAGCAGGTCATCAAGAAGAAGGGTTTGACCATGGAGTTTGTCAGATCATTACCAGCAGATCTTCACATGATCAGGATGGACATGGAGAAGGTGGAATTTCTTAACTCTGATTACAAGAAACAGGGATATTCAGTTAGGCAAGTTTTGAAATTTTAG
- a CDS encoding ribonuclease H-like domain-containing protein produces MSNDMENTKTLKEKLMETYQDRSLEDLKNGEEIETTYGLCYRFTTQEKLKLKTLTKTNVKQCLVDDLKLLKGIGECKERKLKSEGYQSLDDLKKHPVYSKSACQFLENVETEDVPSLSEWISSRYSSSHRLNLVLSSMAGTENMLFMDIETLGLKEVPLILIGVAEASKNGLIINQYLLRDLKEEKAVLESFLSHKSEDTVYVSFNGRSFDVPFIKSRMRYFGMKNNISCLHLDLLHFSRRQWKDQLPNCKLQTLEKHLFGLERCDDVPSSQVPEFYLTYHKTGNIGPLIPIIQHNREDVVTLAKILSLLHQTRD; encoded by the coding sequence ATGAGCAATGATATGGAAAACACAAAAACCCTTAAAGAAAAACTTATGGAAACCTATCAGGATAGATCACTGGAAGACTTGAAAAATGGGGAAGAAATAGAAACTACTTATGGGTTGTGTTACCGTTTCACCACCCAAGAAAAGTTAAAACTAAAAACTTTGACAAAAACTAATGTTAAACAATGTTTAGTAGATGATTTAAAATTATTAAAAGGAATCGGAGAGTGCAAGGAAAGAAAACTCAAAAGTGAGGGATATCAATCCTTAGATGATCTAAAAAAACACCCTGTTTATTCTAAAAGTGCCTGCCAATTCCTGGAAAATGTTGAAACCGAAGATGTTCCTAGTTTATCAGAATGGATATCTTCCAGGTATTCATCATCCCATAGGCTTAACCTGGTCTTATCTTCCATGGCTGGAACAGAAAATATGCTTTTTATGGACATTGAAACCCTCGGCCTTAAAGAGGTCCCTTTGATATTAATTGGTGTTGCAGAAGCGTCTAAAAATGGTTTAATTATTAATCAATATTTGTTAAGGGATTTAAAAGAGGAAAAAGCAGTATTGGAAAGTTTTTTATCTCATAAGAGTGAAGATACGGTGTACGTTTCCTTTAATGGACGTAGCTTTGATGTGCCATTCATCAAAAGCAGGATGCGCTACTTTGGTATGAAAAATAATATTAGCTGTCTTCACCTAGATCTTCTACATTTTTCCAGGCGCCAGTGGAAAGATCAACTCCCTAATTGCAAATTACAGACACTGGAAAAACATCTTTTTGGTTTGGAACGTTGCGATGATGTTCCCAGCAGCCAAGTACCTGAATTTTACCTCACCTACCATAAAACTGGTAATATCGGCCCATTAATACCCATAATCCAACACAACCGGGAAGATGTGGTTACCTTAGCAAAAATATTATCTTTACTCCATCAAACCAGAGATTAA
- a CDS encoding hydroxymethylglutaryl-CoA synthase — MAGIVGYGVYIPSYRIKVEEIAKVWGDNAQAVSRGLVVNEKSVPAPDEDTATISVEAARNAMKRAKIDPKKIGAVYVGSESHPYAVKPTATIVAEAVEASPDLTAADLEFACKAGTAGMQICMGLVDSGSVEYGLAIGADTAQGAPSDALEYTASAGGAAYIIGSENTVADFEDTYSFTTDTPDFYRREGKPYPRHGGRFTGEPAYFKHVLSAAKGMFDKMGSEASDYDHAVFHQPNGKFYIRAARKLGFNEEQYKTGLLTPNIGNTYSGATPLGLAAILDIAQPGERIFAASYGSGAGSDAFSIEVTDEIDEKRELAPNVQDMIQNKTYVDYAIYTKFKGKLRMAGLS, encoded by the coding sequence ATGGCAGGAATTGTAGGATATGGAGTTTACATACCTTCTTACCGGATAAAAGTTGAAGAGATTGCAAAAGTATGGGGAGACAATGCCCAGGCAGTTTCCCGAGGACTGGTGGTTAATGAAAAATCAGTACCAGCCCCAGATGAAGACACCGCCACTATTTCAGTGGAAGCAGCGCGTAATGCGATGAAAAGGGCAAAAATTGACCCTAAAAAGATTGGTGCTGTATATGTTGGCTCAGAATCACATCCCTATGCAGTGAAACCAACTGCAACCATAGTTGCTGAAGCTGTGGAGGCCAGTCCTGACCTCACCGCAGCAGACCTAGAATTCGCATGTAAAGCTGGAACCGCAGGCATGCAGATATGTATGGGTCTGGTTGACTCTGGCAGTGTGGAGTATGGGCTAGCTATCGGGGCAGATACTGCTCAAGGAGCTCCCAGTGACGCACTGGAATATACTGCATCTGCAGGGGGAGCTGCATATATAATTGGTTCTGAAAACACAGTAGCAGATTTTGAAGATACTTACAGTTTCACTACTGATACTCCGGATTTCTACCGTAGGGAGGGCAAACCATATCCCCGCCATGGAGGGCGTTTTACTGGCGAACCTGCCTATTTCAAACATGTTTTATCAGCTGCTAAGGGAATGTTCGATAAAATGGGTAGTGAGGCTTCAGATTATGATCATGCAGTGTTTCACCAGCCCAATGGTAAATTTTACATAAGGGCTGCCCGAAAACTTGGATTTAATGAAGAACAGTATAAAACTGGACTTTTAACCCCTAATATTGGTAACACCTACTCCGGAGCAACACCTCTAGGTTTAGCAGCCATACTGGACATTGCCCAACCTGGTGAACGTATTTTCGCAGCATCATATGGTTCAGGAGCAGGTAGTGACGCATTCAGTATCGAAGTTACCGATGAAATAGACGAAAAACGTGAACTGGCCCCTAATGTTCAGGACATGATCCAGAACAAAACGTACGTAGATTACGCTATATACACTAAATTTAAAGGAAAATTAAGGATGGCTGGTTTAAGTTAA
- the polX gene encoding DNA polymerase/3'-5' exonuclease PolX, producing the protein MQNKKVASILSRVADYLEMDGVDFRTKAYRRAAHTIETLSVDITDISRDGKLEELPGIGKHIAVKIKEILDTGKLQYLEDLEDEYPLDLNALMSVEGLGPKKIQLLFHELGIMTLDDLEKEAKRHHIRRLKGMGAKTEAKILQNLEFARKSTGRQLLGEVLPLAQEIAGRISALEGIRQVEIAGSIRRRKETVGDIDILTVTDHPDEVMDFFAHMDLVDEVIVKGHSKSTVRLYNGMDADIRVFKEEDFGSALLYFTGSRELNIQLRKIAISNKMKLNEYGVFQGDERLASRTEKDVFKVLGLDYIPPELRENTGEIEAAQEGKLPKLVGYDDIKGDLHLHTNWSDGKSSINQMANEAIDRGYEYLAITDHTSLPVARGMDDKRLKKQIVEIDKINSQMDNIAILKGVEVNLDPQGNLDISKDVLEELDMVIAAVHYDFRQEPGKMNKRILNAFENEYVDILAHPTGRKLKERQAYELDLEQLFQKATETGTILEVNSSPKRLDLKDIHVKMAVEHGCQLVVNTDAHHVHDLKNIQLGVATARRGWAEKKDIINTLPLKKLLKLLN; encoded by the coding sequence ATGCAGAATAAAAAAGTTGCCTCCATCCTCAGTCGTGTGGCTGATTATCTGGAGATGGATGGGGTTGACTTCCGCACCAAAGCCTACCGAAGGGCAGCCCACACCATAGAAACCCTGAGCGTGGACATCACAGACATATCTAGAGATGGGAAGTTAGAAGAACTTCCAGGAATAGGTAAACACATAGCTGTTAAGATCAAGGAGATACTGGACACCGGAAAACTACAGTACCTGGAAGACCTTGAAGATGAATATCCCCTTGATCTGAATGCCTTGATGTCAGTGGAGGGATTGGGTCCCAAGAAAATACAACTCCTTTTCCATGAATTGGGGATCATGACCCTTGATGACCTGGAAAAAGAGGCTAAACGCCATCATATTCGTAGATTGAAGGGTATGGGGGCGAAAACTGAGGCCAAAATTTTACAAAACCTGGAATTTGCCCGTAAAAGTACAGGAAGGCAGTTACTGGGAGAAGTGTTGCCATTGGCCCAGGAAATTGCAGGAAGAATCAGTGCCCTGGAAGGAATCCGGCAAGTGGAAATTGCCGGTTCCATCCGACGCAGAAAAGAAACAGTAGGAGATATTGACATACTCACGGTAACTGACCATCCGGATGAAGTCATGGATTTTTTCGCCCACATGGATCTGGTTGATGAGGTAATAGTCAAGGGACATTCCAAGTCAACGGTGAGATTGTATAATGGGATGGATGCAGATATAAGGGTTTTCAAAGAGGAAGATTTCGGTTCTGCACTGTTATATTTTACTGGTTCCCGTGAACTTAACATCCAACTGCGTAAAATTGCCATATCCAATAAAATGAAGCTCAATGAATACGGAGTTTTCCAGGGTGATGAACGGTTAGCCAGCAGGACAGAAAAGGATGTTTTCAAGGTTTTGGGACTGGATTACATTCCACCCGAACTCCGGGAAAACACCGGGGAAATAGAAGCTGCCCAGGAGGGAAAACTCCCTAAACTGGTTGGTTATGATGATATTAAGGGTGATCTTCATCTGCACACCAACTGGTCTGATGGAAAAAGTAGTATTAACCAAATGGCCAATGAAGCCATAGATCGGGGTTATGAATATCTGGCCATAACCGATCACACCAGCTTACCTGTGGCCAGAGGAATGGATGATAAACGATTAAAAAAACAGATAGTTGAAATTGACAAGATCAACAGTCAAATGGATAATATAGCTATATTAAAGGGTGTTGAGGTTAACCTAGATCCCCAGGGTAATCTGGATATATCAAAAGATGTTTTAGAAGAATTAGACATGGTTATAGCTGCAGTACACTATGATTTTCGTCAAGAACCAGGAAAAATGAATAAAAGAATTTTAAATGCCTTTGAAAATGAATATGTGGACATATTAGCCCATCCAACTGGACGCAAGCTTAAAGAAAGACAGGCATATGAATTAGACCTTGAACAATTGTTCCAGAAAGCCACAGAAACCGGAACCATCCTGGAAGTGAATTCATCACCTAAAAGACTGGATTTGAAGGATATACATGTTAAAATGGCAGTAGAACACGGTTGTCAGCTGGTGGTGAACACCGATGCCCATCATGTCCATGATCTTAAAAACATCCAGCTGGGTGTGGCCACTGCCCGCCGTGGTTGGGCTGAGAAAAAGGACATCATCAATACCCTTCCACTAAAAAAACTGTTAAAACTCTTAAATTAA
- the msrA gene encoding peptide-methionine (S)-S-oxide reductase MsrA gives MDNEKVEKATFGAGCFWGVEDAFRKLDGVVETAVGYAGGNFEQPSYQDVCTGVTGHAEVVEVTYNPTIISYSDLLDFFWNIHDPTTRNRQGPDVGAQYRSVIFYHTPEQGKLAHESKKNLDSSGRYPGKIVTEILPAPHFWKAEEYHQQYMEKTGQKSCRF, from the coding sequence ATGGATAATGAAAAGGTGGAGAAAGCCACATTTGGGGCGGGTTGTTTCTGGGGAGTTGAAGATGCATTCAGAAAACTGGATGGAGTGGTTGAAACTGCGGTGGGTTATGCTGGGGGAAATTTTGAGCAACCTTCATATCAAGATGTCTGTACTGGGGTTACAGGCCATGCTGAAGTAGTTGAAGTGACTTATAATCCTACTATCATTTCTTACTCTGATTTACTGGATTTTTTCTGGAATATTCATGATCCCACCACCCGAAACCGGCAAGGTCCGGATGTAGGTGCACAATATCGGTCGGTTATATTTTATCATACTCCTGAGCAGGGGAAATTGGCCCATGAAAGTAAAAAGAACCTGGATTCGTCTGGACGTTACCCTGGGAAGATTGTAACAGAAATTCTGCCAGCACCCCACTTTTGGAAGGCAGAAGAGTACCATCAACAGTACATGGAAAAAACCGGTCAGAAAAGTTGTCGTTTTTAA
- a CDS encoding ferritin-like domain-containing protein, with amino-acid sequence MDKQDIIAMLNEDFVAELETTMTYVFNSFVMEECDPSRVTEAISVDEMRHMWWLADLITKRGGKPIMEHKELNFGGESLEKMLQRQIDMESEGIDKYTYQIGVIDDEEVVGVLKHIRDEERRHRKEFRERLENIK; translated from the coding sequence TTGGATAAACAAGACATAATTGCCATGTTAAATGAGGACTTTGTTGCTGAACTGGAAACCACCATGACCTATGTGTTTAATTCATTTGTGATGGAAGAATGTGACCCTAGCCGGGTTACTGAAGCTATATCTGTGGATGAAATGAGGCACATGTGGTGGTTGGCAGATCTTATAACTAAAAGAGGTGGAAAACCAATCATGGAACATAAAGAACTTAATTTTGGAGGGGAAAGTCTGGAAAAAATGCTCCAAAGGCAGATAGATATGGAATCTGAAGGTATAGATAAATATACCTATCAGATTGGGGTTATTGATGATGAAGAGGTGGTAGGAGTCCTTAAACATATTAGGGATGAGGAAAGACGCCATCGTAAGGAATTCCGTGAACGTCTGGAGAACATTAAATAG
- a CDS encoding rhodanese-like domain-containing protein, with the protein MLGQKSSLQSEIDLDPSTAFEMIQKNKDNPNFILLDVRTPAEYDESHIEGSILVNYQSPDFSDKVQELDKNKTYLVYCRSGMRSAASVDIMMKIGFINVYNIVGGIMGWENRGLPVK; encoded by the coding sequence ATGTTAGGACAAAAATCATCCCTCCAATCTGAAATAGATTTAGACCCAAGCACCGCCTTTGAAATGATCCAGAAAAATAAAGACAATCCTAACTTCATTCTGCTGGATGTTAGAACTCCTGCAGAGTATGATGAATCCCATATTGAAGGATCCATTCTAGTTAACTACCAATCACCAGATTTCAGTGATAAAGTCCAGGAACTGGATAAAAATAAAACCTATCTGGTTTACTGCCGCTCTGGAATGAGGAGTGCTGCCAGTGTTGATATAATGATGAAAATAGGTTTTATCAATGTATATAATATTGTTGGCGGAATAATGGGATGGGAAAACCGTGGACTGCCAGTAAAATAA